The DNA sequence AAGTGTATCGAAGACTGCTACCAAGGGTATTATGTCACTGATAATGGTTCagtcgctttttttttttcaaataaatttttgttgaagAAAATAAGTAGATCATCAGAAATTAATGTGGCTGTTTCATACAAGGTATTTATTATAATCGTAACGACTGATAGTACTCCCAGACAGCATTCAAGTCAGAATGACTGCTTTACAACGTCTTTTTGAAGGGTCCTCAAGATGTCTTATGATGACTTCTTAaagatgtcatttttaagaactcttaattaagagttcttgaagactccataaataagacgtcagttttttaatgtctgaatgtattcttttttaaacttatttatgaAGTCAAAACTGAGAACTTAAAGAAGTCATgataaattcataatgaagtcttatttacgaagtcagaaaaaaaaaactctttgagaactctttttaaagacgtcttattgagttcgctaggtggctcattcgacatcttgagaacttcttaaagacttctttaagatgttgatgagacgtccaaatcataaataggaactcattcagacgtcattttgctatctgggcTGGTATTTtggattcaaataattcattttaaatcaatggAATGATAAATCAACTCAATACCGGGTCAAAAtgatttcttaataaattaatttggtaTTATCATACAATTTAATCCATTTCATTGTAATCAAAAAAGTGTACAGATTATTTAACGTGActgaatttgttgaaaaaataatttcgatcgTAAGGTACACACAGCGCGCTTGAGGTGTGTAATATATCTgtttaaaagatatatatatatatatatatatatatatatatatatatatatatatatatatatatatatatatatatatatatatatatatataatttagtcaggtataaaaaaaatcctctcAAAAGAGAGACTCGAAATCTCAATTCTAGTAAGAGCTCAACGAATATTCATTTCTCTATTTAAatgcatgtaaaaaaaaatttttatgtcttttaaaaataaaaatattccaaattttttttttgaaaaccatAGTACATAgtcttgtagaaaattgaattttttataaaaaaaaaagctcctGCGTGTTCTTTCCAGAGAactgatagaaaaaaagttacgaagctttaaactatattaaataatatgacttcatgtttttattatattaaacagttttttgacaaaaattcaGGATTTTTCATTTGAGCTAATGCcatctgttaattttttttttttttaaatacatgcaaaaaatttgtcttactTTCGAAacataacttttgtttttaacttaaaacacaaaaatattaaattcttaaaaaaaagaatttttcattcaaaatttatacggaaaagaagtaaaatctcaggaatatttttaaaaaaccggaCTAATTTACATTAGGCTGTTTATATttaagcaatattttttttctgtcctacctgaaaaactaacaatttataaaacaaaaaaaatattcccgcTTGAAAAAGAATCCTAAGTCAATTAGGGGCTTAGCGCTTctaaaaattcgatttcccatttaaataacatgggaaaacaaattttttttttttcgtaatttgttacctcggcaatggctcatCGTACAAATAAGCCCagtatacatttttgtagggaatttaacgctctacaaaaaaactctcctatgattttttgataaatccatctgttcaaaagttattggagctcggAGTCAAGTtcgagtaaattttgagatctttttacttttccggcgaaactatcggacttatcaaaaaatgtcatagaatcttttttgtaactaattttattttctacaaattgtcattaataaattttttctaaattctacattgttttctagttattttcattttaatgtcaagcccctaaaaaaattgtgtgctgatcgATTTTTGGGGCTTAGCATtcgagctccaataacttttgaacagatggatttatcaaaaaatgataagagattttttttgtagagcgttaaattccctGCAAAAATGTATACTGGGCTTATTcgtacaatgagccattgccgaggtaagaattacaaactaaaaaaaattttttttcccatattttttaaatgggaaatcgaaGTTTTAGATACGCTAAGCTCCAAATTGACttcaaatgttaatttttttgcatacatgataaattttaatatctattCTACAATAATTCacgttttaattgtaaatgaaACAATTACTATTTAGAATGATAGTTTTTACTGACCACTTGTCTTTATATTCTTGTCGTTTCTTAacttataaactttatttttttccgtgtaagaTTTACTATGGTTCTTCTATTTTTTAGTCATTTCCAGAAACTCCATCGATTTCCCAACTTATGTCGTttcatttaaagaaaaatgataaggTATAATGtctatttcttatttatacTTTCATTGTCCtaacgaaaattaatttaaatatttattattaaccaGAGTATTCCAggattatttgtaatttgtagCTCGAACTCATATGAGTTATATTCTGATATCTGGACTTTTATTTGTGGAAAAATTCCGAACATCAAGAACTGtctaaaaactatattttgtGATTACGAAAATGATCTCGTTCGTGCAACCAGAGATATATTTCCTTCTTTGGAAATTAGGGGATCATGGTTCCATTTCATCAGAGTCAGTAAAATATCAGTTatatttaaagattaattgaacttttgttcaatttttatcataattggAGTGTTcgaacataaataattttttttttatttgtacctAGCTATGGACCAGGAAATGGAGAAGCTTGGATTTGCCATTTGATTCAATCCatccaattttaaaattgtgttGGGTTCTCCCTCTACTTCCTGTGgataaattcaaaagtgcgtTTGATACCATGTTGTCATTGGCTGGAACAGATGAAACAAATAGTGTCAATTTAACAATGTttgttacaaatttaaaagtatggTGTGAACCTTTAGCACATATGCTGTCATTTACTAATGATGCCGAtgaaaatgatattaatatatcagaagattttattagaaaaattgagAATCATCTCGGTTACAAACCCAAATTACATCGttattttggtaattattaatatttattaatacatattttaacactcattataattaaatacttacagATAATATTGCTAAAGTTATTGAAACTTCGACTGAAGAATGGAAAATTAaagatactaaaaaaattccccGCAAAGCATTCCAAATTCGGATCGATAACACAATAAGAtcgtttcaaaatttattagttaaggataaaattactataaatgaatttgtgattaatatttttaaagacaaGGCTTTTGTTGGAGAAATCAAACATCAACTTTCACATGTTCAATGTAagtgtttataattatatttgaccTATTTGCAAAGAATTCATGTCAATGAAGATGGTTTTATCTTTTTCCCTGatagccaattttttttttttgtttttttttaaggtgtagAGGGCTCAGGTCCTCAAGTGATCCCTTTGAAACCATACTCCCATGCTGGAATCACCGTAGTATTACTTCAGCATGGGTCTTTGTCCTCTTCTGACTGTCCTTTCTCTGCTGCAAGCCCTACGTCCCCCGTTCTTAATAAGTTGAGGGTTACGGGTTCTTGTCTTACCTGATTGcgattttctttctttttctaGCTGCTAACTGCTACTTTTTCAAGCTTGGATAGATCCAATCTTATCTTACGGAGGATTTATTCGATATAAGCTGCGATAACGGCCCAGTTAGGCTCCGAGACTAACATCAATCTAATCACATAATCACATTTCTCATTGTGAGCCTGAAACCTACTTTCTTAATAGTTTTTTCTATGAGATGACTCTATTTGCTACAGTCGAAAAACGTATGCTGCGCATCATCTATTGTTCCTTCACAGTATACGCAGTTTGAAGATTCCCATCTTCGCATTCTATATAAGTACGATAGGAATACTACATGACCTGTAAAAAAACTGTGTAGGAGAGTAATTCATCTCCCTATGCTTCCTTTTCGTCTACGAGGCCAAGTCGGGGATTAGTACCACGGTCCACCTTTCTTTGTGGCTGGTCTTCCATCGCTTATTTCACAGTTGTAGGGTTTTCTTCTTTTCTGCGGCTTTCGTTTCACTACTGAGCACGTTTGTTTTGCGGAGTGCAAACAGTCTATTCCGCTCTTGTGCTAGCTTGTGGGATCTTgaatttgagtttaaaactatattaataaattaaaatatatttttattaataaataataatttttttttgtagataaattGGATAATGGTGTATTAGAGCACGTACCTGATTACCGGATTTTTATGAGCAATCCTAGTTTAGCTGTTACCGAGGATGAAAATACATCAAGCATTAATGAAGACAGTTCTAATGAAGAAAATTCTAATGAAGAAAGTTGTAATGAGGAAAGATCTGATGGCGAAAGTTCTAACGACGAAAGTTCTGATAGCGAAAATTCTGAAGAAGAAAATAGCAGAACAAGTAGTGAAGAGAACTAACCAAAAATGCagataaatattacttattatttaacaaatagtgcttattatttatattatacggcgatattttatattatatattcgataataaatttattgaaagtaaaaaaaaaagttacagccttttttttttttaacttcccgctaagaaaatcgcaaattttcaaaaattcgggaagttattggtttcagtccgattttcgataATCGAATTTcgaagagatcttgacgttttgaggttctaggaagctattctgactaatttcacgatgatgtccgagtgtatgtatgtatatatgtacgtacgtatgtaagtatctataacttttgaacggatgaaccgattttgttCATCAAGGCgccattcgacgcggcttgcgaatatcttcaagctgaaaaaaaaattaaacttgataggtagggctcgttcagagatattccaaaaataaacttttttaaaaaatgttttttttttaataacattttatgttctcaatggattgattccaaaatggACTGGGCTCTGGagcttcataaaatttatttattttttttttttttttaattgttgcaAGCAAAAgatagtatttataattttatgttatacGTTATTCATTTGTAACGTAAGAGTAGAGGTAATATAAAGATATGAATTGTATTAAATATGATATGAATTTATGTAGCCACATGAACTGGAACGTAACGAGTTTTCTTAGCTTCAAACGATTGGCATATACCGTGCGTGAAATAACGCAATATTGTTTATACAAGTGTAGTACGAGTGGCTTAAgggattaattaattaattaatttaaaaatattattataaattatttaaaagggTCATTAgacttttcaatcagtttaaCCACTCGAATTCAGtggactaaaattttttatattccattttaaaaaaaaaaattcaaaaagtatgaaattcatttatattttaaattgattattatttaaagtgtGCAGTTGacataataacgaataaaatgagtacccacatcatcTTGGGAACTTCTGGTTGCGGTATCATTAAttctattcatttttcacggaaTTTTATCGACTTTTCGGATAtcgtaaatgaaaaaaaaatttttagaaaaataaaactatagttataattttttttttttttttgtaatttttagaaaatgaaAGCTTTTATGCTATAACTGAGGTAGTCGCGAGTAAACCGAGTACACACAACAGTAAAAActtcatgataaaaattaaaataaaggaaaataaataaaaagaaattcattaaattgcacaattataaattttaattttataaaatttaattattttatacatacattatttatcgtactagtcatatatatatacaaaatttactaaaacAAGAGTAGGTGTGAGATCTGGTATATCATTGCAATGTTACATGACCTATATTTAATctcgttttataaataaactatgaACCCTAGATCTCTGAAATTTTAACGCAacacatattaaatatatttatatcgattttcaaaatttttaattgatatcatTATTTCGACTTATCTCTCATACTTCCATaacatatgtaaatataattatatttgaatagcCCGCGTAAGAGTTCATTTCTTAATTCCACGAGGGATATTTCGATCGAACAGGTGAATCGCGATGGGACATCACCCCGACAATAATTAATGGCCGGCATTGTATAATCTATActtataaatagtattttacttcaaaagtaaaaaatattaattatttgcgtgtcaatactattttttattgaatgttaattctttgtttattatttgtttaaaataattcctgCAAATCGTTATTGTTATAGGGAATTATATGTTATTTCAGTCTGTCAGGTAATTAATGGCTTCagtattacatttatttttacatcaaactttatttaattcgattattataaattggaTTTCGAATGAAACTGAAAATAGCAgtacgatatttttttcaatttttatttgcaagatatgtatatatatgtaaattatttattacacatTTAAACCTTTAACTATTCTTATAATGCTATTTTCCGACATTTTTTACATAgacatttcatttaatttttttaagagataAAAGCTCCCGCTCACTTCCCATTGGAGTGAGATTAAATCAcccaatataaataatcaaataaaatttaaaactatatatttttttagtcattttttatagttttaaatataagaataaaattttaatttgaaaaataatgtttatgattaattattattaattttataaaaaaggtctTTGAATGTATATACCCATAGTCACTAAAAGTTGTGATGTAGCATTACTTGATCGACACATAACcctatagtcgctcaaagacaatatcaatttaCCTAGGGTAAGTTTATTGacttggaaaataatttataaattccattactttattctttcataatatgaaattttatgaattttaaaaacatatttaataaGTCATAGTTATAacttctaaaaaatttgacgtaaccTAAATTCAATCTAAAGAAtgaacgttaaagtaaaaaatgcccggctgagcgcgattttgaaaagtcatttgatttaaatttataatctattattaaataatttgatactttatattttaatatatttaaattcaacaattaaagTGAGGGATTCATTATACTGAGtgggtataggggcttttaccttacaTAAGTTCTCAATCATTTGGTGTTACTCGTACCATTCATCTCGAATTAGTTCTCTGTTGTTATCTCTGATTTACTACTACaatttgatgaattttaagttacagTTGCAACTTACGTAACTTGTATTATCATATAATACTTAATTGTTACAATAACTGTTATACTacataaactaaaaatttacagataaGAAATGAAACCAGTCAAAATACCTGGATTATTTCCAAATACATGGAGATATGTATTCGGTGAGTTtacttttcataaaataaaaggatTGAAGAAACCCACATACAAATGTACCTACAAACGAGCATACGAGAATTGTAATGTAACGATTACTAAAGAAGGtggaaaatatattcaaagaGTCCCGAAACACAATCATCCCGCACCACCGaactcaaaattaaaacaatcgTTAGGGAAGAAACTGGAAAACCTAGCTACTACATCTCATTTATCATCTAATGAGATTATCAATGTATTACGTGAaaggtaaattattaatttcattgctTGAATCATTAGGTGGGGTTTTGAGAAATCAagctattgtatttgtcctcatggtagatttttaaacaaattatgttatgatttttcataattggtcgagtaggttccaaaaatacaattggttaaaaaattcatatatgtatgtatgaatacttacatgtatatatgtaatatatgtatatatgtaatataaccaGCAATATCATCACGATAGCGTCGATACTACTTATTtaatcttaataaaattttctacaactcTATAAGCGATTACATTAATCAAATTCGAAAATAGGCTGAAtcggtaaataaatttaggagTTTTctctatcaaaattttttaacacgcGTTAAATATGTTCAAAAAGCTTCTTCAAGATTTTAACCTCTATGTTTTCACTATttcttgtaataatttaaaagccTTGAAAGTTTAGAAAATGATCGAAGAAATGCTTTATATGGCTTTAAGTGCCGATAACGTGCATTACACATcacaatcaaattttattaaatttattttctaaataattaaataatcttttaattttctttgaattttataatttttacgtatgtcatttattaattatgacaatTCAAATGCAACTATGAGACTTATTATGAATATAACACCTTCTCATCACAATAGTATCCATAATTCGTATTAAATgttgatgaaattttctatactcTTTCTATggtgattattttgatttaactTGAAAATAAGCTGAATAGGTCAATTACTTCAAAAGTCCATTTCcaacaaatattcaaaaattcctGAATGTTTTTTAGTTTGTATCTATTCTTGACAAGTATatgatcattttattttagcagaatattaattaatatgaatattcTAGTGCTGAACAATCTGAAGTACGACGTGGTGCCATGAAAACTCGCGTGTCTCGTACGAGAAAAAAAGCTTTGCCAAAAGTTCCGGAATACTTTCACCAACTAAAAGATATTGTTCGAAAATATTCCAAGACGTCATGTATTTATCGTGGACAAATTGAAGCAGAAGATGGATCATTAGCCATAATGCTTTCTACCagtgaattaataaaactgaTGGGAGATTGTAATGAAATCCAAATTGATGGAGTATATGAggtacaatatttaaatttaactacatttttttatttatttaattaattttatttgtattatttaattaattcaaatagtttttaatatattactaATAACCATTGAAGGATTTATGAAAGactaaagaattttaaatgaaacaaagaaatttcgattatttctttcaaaatttttgagattgGTTCAATCTTTACATAcgtttcttcttttttattttttttagagtgtggctttctttaattttaatagttactCACTGAGCCTTGAATTTACGCCTACTTTACCTTGGCTTAGCTTTTTTGTTGCATTAGATAACTTTTTACCAATCATTTACATGATTTCGTTTGATGAACGTTTGAAACGCAGTTACATAcataaatgtattattttaatgcatcgattttattttattaaattatgacCATATATTTTACTCAGATGAAGttaattaagtattatttaaaaatttcggtaattttcatttgttttgtGAAAAgcgtgcaaaaaaaattatttttggtttgATTCTGAGGCCTATGATCtacatttttctatttttgaaataccatttttaaaaatatatttttaatatttatttcaaaaatttttttaaatttagaacaGCATGCCACttattccattttttatttttagtctgtccCTGTTGAACCCTCCATGGCACAATTACTAATATTCTATTTGCGGCGTAATAATATCGTGAGTAAACGACaatgaaatattcaataagaattataaatataaaagatgattttaaaaatccaaaaatggAGTAAATGCtggatcaaaaattattatagatCGAACAGATACATAACATAATACAGGTTGCATAATACATGCTTATGTACTATGAATCTCGATCTTCACGGAGttgatctgaaattttgaaattgtgccttcaattacttttagttaataaaaatcgtTACTTTATGTATGTTGTAGGGATTACCATGCCTATTCATTCTATGCAATTCTACAACTGAAGCTTTATATTCGGCAATATTTAAAGGTCTCGTAGAGCGCATACCCACcatgaaacaaaatttaaaatcaatattttgtgattttGAACCAGCGTTTATCGCAGCTGCAAAGAAATCTTTTGATAATGTAAAATTACAGGGGACTTGGTTCAACTATATTAGAGTATGTATattcaataacatttttagCGTTAAATGATAATAggaaaaattctaatttgaACGTCACTGTTTACCCAAACCGAAAGTGAAAGTActctgtttagaaaatctcgtAGAATTCAATAGATTCTCATGCATTCCTATAGAGATttaataagaatgaatgagttctatgagaaatGCTATAgctaagtatagggccttaaaCATACaactataagaatctatcggattttttaagcagggtagTAAGCACGCAGATTGAGTGACCctgcttttttctttttgaacaaacactattttttaccaaattgatatttgaaattgttttaaaatgaaattttaaattaaatttttctgtccCTTATAAAGGTTGCCAGTAGACTATGGAGGACTCTGAACttgaaagataatttaaagCATGATATACTTCGGTATAGTTGGCTTATACCATTACTTCCACCTAATCGCTATGAAGAAGCTTTTAATGAAATAACCGCTACCATACAAGATACCaatgaaatatatgatgaATCTGAGGAGGatcttatttcatttatacGGTGTCTGAAGGGATTGATTGGGTCAAAACCTGAGGCAACTTCCTATTACAATAATCATCAAAACGCAATAAATGtagcagaaaattttaatagacatATTGCTAATAACCTTGGAGGTTataatccaaatttatttacatatcttggtaagcaataaaaaaaatctgaaaaccgGATGACCCTGTGTGCCATCCCGTAATTTTACCGCTATTTTCAAGCTTCGAGAGCTCAAAAAGGTTATTATAGGCAAGCTTTTGAGCTCCTCAAGTTGAAAAACAAagatagttattatttttcaaatatttcatcgccgatatctttttaactaatagaccgattttgacgtttgaggtaGCATTTGACACAATTTTTAATCTCTAACACTGAAAAGTCTTTAGAAATGATGAATTGAATGATTTTGATAGGAATTATTAAGTCGTTttgaatgccacctcaacgaTCGAAATCAGTTAACCCGTTCAAAAGCTATAGAATATTTACATTCATACATATCCTTAACATATACCTTCACACAACGGACAGAAACAAGTATCTCTACCcgcaattaattatataatcgATGCTCGTTGCAGCTTTATTActctaatttatttgttagttCCTTcagttaattcattttatttctcaagtgatatctttaattaattgaaattaaaaaaaatgagtaaaataataattctacaACACAATTTTTTAGAACGAATAAGAAGAAATTGCATTGATAGCCATGAAAAATGGATGAAGCTAGAGAATGGAATAGAATTAATTCAATTCCAACGCAATCGATACATTTTCGTTAATGGTCATATTATTGAACAGCTGACAAGACTCGATAGCGGAGAGCTTTcaatgattgattttttcaaaaatgctGCGACAGCTACGATGATTGATGAAATACTCCACCAGCTTCAAATCgttcaatgtaaaaattattactaaaactattatgaaataatatattatctagCAAGGAAAGAAAGTTGGACATTAAAACCCGCTTGTGGAACTGTCTCGGTGAACCGAAGTCGAAGATGACAAGCACACGGGTTAAGATATCCTACTTTCTGCCGTATATATTGTATTTCCCACCATATCTCcaaagtagaaattttaacttccAATGTTGATACGGTGaaaaatgctaaaaaattttaattaatgaaatcgacgatttcaaaaattgttttagatCGAGGTGATGACAGAAAATCTAAAATTCCCGTTGACATTCTATTGGCATCTGAGGATGGTAatcaattatcaaatttacaaCTCTAAATGCCGCTAAAAAAACCGAGTTGAAGAGAAGGAAAAAAGGTACTGAGATCTTTATacaacataattattattacaagttcaatgtttgttgacctcggttttgcctcggccaacaattacatgtgatctgagacatttcttactttacttccctaggtgtgtaatatactactTCACCATACCTGTACCTTCACCTGTACCGGATATTATCAAGTGGCCTCAAGgagatgaaataaataaaacaaaaagtgattttgaaaatattgcgGGTATGCCAAACGTTATGGGTGCTATTGATGGAACTTTTATTCCAATAAAAGCTCCATCTGAAAACCCTGAAGTATATGTCACAAGAAAATGTAATACCGCTTTGACAATGCAAGCTATTTGTAATAGTAACTTGAGATTcactgatatttttattggatACCCTGGATCGGTACACGATgcaagaatttttaataattctgacatttttataaatgtcagCGCCAATAAAAACCAGTTCTTTCCACCAAACCATTATATTATTGAAGATGAAGCATATCCACCGCTTGATTGGTGTGTTGCACCCTTCATCAATCGAGGAGGTCTGACCGCAGCTCAAAAACGTTTCAATTATATTCATGCACAAACTCGACAACCTATTGAGCGAAGTTTTGCTCTACTTTTCAATCATTTCAGACGCTTAAACTATTTAGATATGTCACGTCTAGATTTAATTCCGAAGACGGTTTTAGCGGCTTGTGTATTACATAATATTTGTCTCGATGATGATAACAATTTTGACGAATGCGATGAAATGGTTAATAATATGAACTTGATTGATGACAATCAAGCAATGAATATGATTAACGATGAAATTGATATGAACATAGCAGATGAAGAGATGGTTATAGAAGGTGAAGAAGACAACTTTGTTGGATTTGATCTGAATG is a window from the Microplitis demolitor isolate Queensland-Clemson2020A chromosome 4, iyMicDemo2.1a, whole genome shotgun sequence genome containing:
- the LOC103572248 gene encoding uncharacterized protein LOC103572248 isoform X2; translation: MKPVKIPGLFPNTWRYVFGEFTFHKIKGLKKPTYKCTYKRAYENCNVTITKEGGKYIQRVPKHNHPAPPNSKLKQSLGKKLENLATTSHLSSNEIINVLRESAEQSEVRRGAMKTRVSRTRKKALPKVPEYFHQLKDIVRKYSKTSCIYRGQIEAEDGSLAIMLSTSELIKLMGDCNEIQIDGVYEGLPCLFILCNSTTEALYSAIFKGLVERIPTMKQNLKSIFCDFEPAFIAAAKKSFDNVKLQGTWFNYIRVASRLWRTLNLKDNLKHDILRYSWLIPLLPPNRYEEAFNEITATIQDTNEIYDESEEDLISFIRCLKGLIGSKPEATSYYNNHQNAINVAENFNRHIANNLGGYNPNLFTYLERIRRNCIDSHEKWMKLENGIELIQFQRNRYIFVNGHIIEQLTRLDSGELSMIDFFKNAATATMIDEILHQLQIVQYRGDDRKSKIPVDILLASEDGNQLSNLQL
- the LOC103572248 gene encoding uncharacterized protein LOC103572248 isoform X1; the encoded protein is MKPVKIPGLFPNTWRYVFGEFTFHKIKGLKKPTYKCTYKRAYENCNVTITKEGGKYIQRVPKHNHPAPPNSKLKQSLGKKLENLATTSHLSSNEIINVLRESAEQSEVRRGAMKTRVSRTRKKALPKVPEYFHQLKDIVRKYSKTSCIYRGQIEAEDGSLAIMLSTSELIKLMGDCNEIQIDGVYESVPVEPSMAQLLIFYLRRNNIGLPCLFILCNSTTEALYSAIFKGLVERIPTMKQNLKSIFCDFEPAFIAAAKKSFDNVKLQGTWFNYIRVASRLWRTLNLKDNLKHDILRYSWLIPLLPPNRYEEAFNEITATIQDTNEIYDESEEDLISFIRCLKGLIGSKPEATSYYNNHQNAINVAENFNRHIANNLGGYNPNLFTYLERIRRNCIDSHEKWMKLENGIELIQFQRNRYIFVNGHIIEQLTRLDSGELSMIDFFKNAATATMIDEILHQLQIVQYRGDDRKSKIPVDILLASEDGNQLSNLQL
- the LOC103572248 gene encoding uncharacterized protein LOC103572248 isoform X3 yields the protein MEICIRAEQSEVRRGAMKTRVSRTRKKALPKVPEYFHQLKDIVRKYSKTSCIYRGQIEAEDGSLAIMLSTSELIKLMGDCNEIQIDGVYESVPVEPSMAQLLIFYLRRNNIGLPCLFILCNSTTEALYSAIFKGLVERIPTMKQNLKSIFCDFEPAFIAAAKKSFDNVKLQGTWFNYIRVASRLWRTLNLKDNLKHDILRYSWLIPLLPPNRYEEAFNEITATIQDTNEIYDESEEDLISFIRCLKGLIGSKPEATSYYNNHQNAINVAENFNRHIANNLGGYNPNLFTYLERIRRNCIDSHEKWMKLENGIELIQFQRNRYIFVNGHIIEQLTRLDSGELSMIDFFKNAATATMIDEILHQLQIVQYRGDDRKSKIPVDILLASEDGNQLSNLQL
- the LOC106694199 gene encoding uncharacterized protein LOC106694199, which codes for MSFHLKKNDKSIPGLFVICSSNSYELYSDIWTFICGKIPNIKNCLKTIFCDYENDLVRATRDIFPSLEIRGSWFHFIRLWTRKWRSLDLPFDSIHPILKLCWVLPLLPVDKFKSAFDTMLSLAGTDETNSVNLTMFVTNLKVWCEPLAHMLSFTNDADENDINISEDFIRKIENHLGYKPKLHRYFDNIAKVIETSTEEWKIKDTKKIPRKAFQIRIDNTIRSFQNLLVKDKITINEFVINIFKDKAFVGEIKHQLSHVQYKLDNGVLEHVPDYRIFMSNPSLAVTEDENTSSINEDSSNEENSNEESCNEERSDGESSNDESSDSENSEEENSRTSSEEN